From Candidatus Methylomirabilota bacterium, one genomic window encodes:
- the glyA gene encoding serine hydroxymethyltransferase, with amino-acid sequence MNRLEQVDPDIAKVIRDETVRQSRNLELIASENFVSEAVLEAVGSVMTNKYAEGYPGKRYYGGCEYVDVAEELAISRGKELFGAEHVNVQPHSGSQANMAVYFTLLKPGDTVLGPNLAHGGHLTAGSPMNFSGRLYTIVSYGVTKDTERIDMDQVRDLAKQHRPKLIIAGGSAFPRAIDFKPFREIADEAGAALMADIAHPAGLVAAGLHPSPVPYADFVTTTTHKTLRGPRGGMVMCLERYAKDLDRSVLPGIQGGPLMHVIAAKAVAFREAQTPEWRAYQGQIVRNARALADAMLARGYRLVSGGTDTHLLLVDLTGKGVTGKDAQEALDRAWITVNKNGIPFDTKGPMVTSGVRIGTPAVTTRGMAEAEMAQIAMLIDRVLTNLGNGSVEAAVRSEVQELTNRFPLYPERLR; translated from the coding sequence GTGAACCGGCTCGAGCAGGTCGATCCCGACATCGCCAAGGTGATCCGCGACGAGACCGTGCGCCAGTCGCGCAACCTCGAGCTGATCGCGTCAGAGAACTTCGTCTCCGAGGCCGTCCTCGAGGCCGTCGGGTCGGTGATGACCAACAAGTACGCTGAGGGGTACCCGGGCAAGCGCTACTACGGCGGCTGCGAGTACGTGGACGTGGCGGAGGAGCTGGCGATCAGCCGCGGCAAGGAGCTCTTCGGCGCCGAGCACGTCAACGTCCAGCCTCACTCGGGCTCCCAGGCGAACATGGCCGTGTACTTCACGCTCCTCAAGCCGGGTGACACCGTGCTCGGACCCAACCTGGCGCACGGCGGACACCTCACGGCCGGCAGCCCGATGAACTTCTCGGGGCGGCTCTACACGATCGTGTCCTACGGCGTCACGAAGGACACCGAGCGCATCGACATGGACCAGGTGCGGGACCTGGCGAAGCAGCACAGGCCGAAGCTCATCATCGCGGGCGGCTCGGCCTTCCCTCGCGCCATCGACTTCAAGCCCTTCCGCGAGATTGCCGACGAGGCGGGGGCTGCGCTGATGGCCGACATCGCTCATCCGGCGGGACTTGTCGCAGCCGGGCTGCACCCGTCGCCAGTGCCCTACGCCGACTTCGTGACCACGACCACGCACAAGACGCTCCGGGGCCCGCGCGGCGGCATGGTCATGTGCCTTGAACGGTACGCGAAAGATCTGGACCGCTCCGTTCTGCCCGGCATACAGGGCGGGCCGCTCATGCACGTCATCGCGGCCAAGGCCGTCGCCTTCCGCGAAGCCCAGACGCCGGAGTGGCGCGCCTATCAGGGGCAGATCGTCAGAAACGCGCGCGCGCTGGCGGACGCGATGCTCGCGCGCGGCTACCGGCTGGTCTCCGGTGGCACCGACACCCACCTCCTGCTGGTGGACCTCACGGGGAAGGGTGTCACGGGCAAGGACGCGCAGGAGGCGCTCGACCGCGCCTGGATCACGGTCAACAAGAATGGCATCCCCTTCGACACCAAGGGCCCCATGGTCACGAGCGGCGTCCGCATCGGGACGCCCGCCGTCACCACGCGCGGCATGGCCGAGGCCGAAATGGCGCAGATCGCCATGCTTATCGACCGCGTCCTGACCAACCTCGGCAACGGCTCCGTGGAGGCCGCGGTGCGCAGCGAGGTCCAGGAGCTGACGAACCGCTTCCCGCTCTACCCTGAGCGCCTGAGATGA